In the genome of Metabacillus litoralis, the window TTCCTTGTCGTTTCGATCAAAGGCAACCGCTTCCCGGAAAATACAAGGACTCTCAGAACGTATTTTTAAGAGTTTACTTTCATTTTCATCAGAAAACGTAACTCTCATAAATTCTTTTGCCTTTACAAGTTTAATTCCAAATTCATTCTCTAATACGTTATATAATGAAATATCATTTGTGATAAGGCTCTTAATATTTTGACAATACTGTTCTGGAATAAAAGATTCCTCTATTGCAATTGGTCGGTCGTTTACTAAACGAAGACGTTTTACAGTAAACAGCTCTTCCCCTTCAGGAAGCTGCAGTTTTTCTGCTAAAAATGGTGTAGCTTTCGAATGTCCTATTGATAGTACCTGTGTACTGGGAGTTAGCCCTTTTCCTAGCATATCGTTCGTAAAACTGTTAAACGTAATAAAATCCATTTGAATTTTATTATTTGAAACAAAGCTACCTGCCCCAACTCGACGCTCAACAAGTCCTTCTCTTTCTAATGCTGACAAAGTATGTCTTGCGGTCATTCTACTAATCCCATATTGAGCCGCTAAATCACGTTCTGAAGGCAGCTTATCGCCATGCTTTAGCTTCCCTATTTCGATCTCTTCGACTATTTTTTCTTTAAGTTGTTTATAAAACGGAGCTGATTCCTCGTTTCCTAGCAATTTTTTCATAAGACATTTCCTACTTCCTCCAAGTAATAATCAATATCATTATATATGATAGTGAGTTACTTCTTGCAAATAAAGCCTTGGGTTATAATGGTATATACCATTATAAGTAATTTTGAAAACAATTAAGATTTATCCTATGATGAAGTTAGTAGGACAACCAAACAATTTAAGCGCTTACATAATCAGCGAAATAATTTTTGTGTTGCTTTTGTTATTATTAGAATAGTCTAAATCTTTTTGGCTGTCAATTAGATAAAAGGTAAAACCATTCCTCTTTTTACGACATTATTTGCTTTTTTCAGATCAAGGGTGTTGTCATTCCTCGTCTTCTATCTCCATCTTTTTAAGACAATTATCAATAATACTTTTATCAATTCCATTTACTAACTGGTACTTTTCTTTATAAATGGTTACGATGGCATTTTTTATTTCATCCTTACTTCGTTTATTAATGTCTAAATTCTTAATAAAAAGATCTAGTGGTATATCTCCCATTTCATCATGTAAGGCAGGTTGTAGATATGGTATTTCATCACATTTTTCATAGCCATTTCTAGAGAAAAATTGATATCTTTTAAGACAATCTTGCTTTTCTTTTTCGGTGTGTACCATTTCTGGTGTTTCTGTTTCTAAGAAAATGGCTTTCATTGTTGAGTTTCCTGCTAGAAGGGCATCTTTGTTTAACAATTCTTCTATCTTCAATAATGTTTTTGAGCCTAGTCCTTTATTACGGATTTCAGGATTCGTCACAATATATACAATGAAGCCTGCATTTATTTTTGCAAAATAGTGTCCTGTAGCAAACGAAGCCAGCTGGTTACCTTTAAGCCCTACTAAGAAATGATAATTATTTGGTCTTTTTGTATATTGCAAGCCTCTTAAAAAGGTTTGATGTGGTTCTCGCACTTCGATTGGAAACGCCTGATCGTATAATTTCATAGCAGATTCATAGTGTTCTAATGATTCTTCTGTTATTTCAACCCAATTTATTGTCATAATAAAACCAACCTTCAATTAACAAATTTCAATCTTAGTGATATGACTATTTTATTTTATTGCTATGTAAATTTCAATTTGACCATCAGGGTAATATTTTTCAAAATCATATGAGTAAGCTCGATCTAATTTTCCTCTCTCCTCACGTTCCCATATCTCTTTCCATGTATTAAGTATTCCATATTCGTTCGATGAATCTACTTTAAAAATTTCATATTTACTGGTGTTTGAAATGTTAATCCCAGAATCGTGATCACTACTACCTTCTATAGCAACGCTTAACGAATAATCACCTTTATAGTCACTTTCGTATTGATAATACAGACCATATGTAACTATGTCTTGATTATTCAAAAGACCCGATGCTTCTTTCCACATTTCTGTAATCTTCTGCATAATAGTTTCATCTTTAAAATTATTCGTTCTGATTGTATTAATAATCATTAGGTTCAATAGAATTACTCCTCTCAAATCGTTCCTTTCATATATTCAACAAAACCCAGTTTTTTCCTCCCGTATTTTATTTTTAATTTAAGCTCTTTACATAGATCTTCAAGTTTAATAAGAAATTACAGCAATATCAATAATTCGATTCTTTTCTAGCACAAAATTGTTTAATTTTCGAATAAATTGCGTTATAACAAGTATATTCCCTTTTTTATTTGTAGAATGACAACGAAGAGTTAAAGGAGTTTATTCATGAACAAAAAAAATAATACATTCCGATTGGTTCTATTAGGAATGCTTACTGCCATTATCATTATTCAAACATCAATTCCTTTTTTAGGATATATCCCAATAGGACCTCTTAGCTTGACGATTATTCAGGTAACGGTCATTATCGCAGCGATCGTCCTCGGAACAAAGGAAGGAGCCATCATAGGCGGGATTTGGGGAATGATTACATTCATCAGGGCATTTGTCGCTCCGACAAGCGTAATAGCACCCATTGTATTCACGAATCCGCTTGTGTCCGTCTTACCCCGAATTTTAATTGGTGTAGTTGCTGCATATGTGTTCCACAAAATGCTTAGCAAAAAGCTCAATGAAACAGTAAGAATGAGTATTGCCGGTGTGCTGGGATCTTTAACAAATACTGTTTTAGTGCTTGGATTGATTTATTTATTTTACCGAGAGCCATATGCAAACTTCTTGGAGTTAGACATGGAGCAGCTCTTGCCTGCGCTTATGACCATTGTAGCGACAAATGGAATAACTGAAGCGTTTATTTCAGGATTATTGACGCCGATTATTTCAAAACCTTTATTAAAATTGATAAAGAAATAACTCACCTAGCTGCTAAAGACTTCCTTCAAATTTATCTGTTAAGTTTGATGGAAGTCTTTTATTTTGGTTGATACCGGTGAAAAGAAAGATTTATTTTGAAGTCCCTGGTTTTGCTATCAACATTAGTTGTTAATGAAAGTTATAGATTGAATGAACTATTAGTGGCATACTGTCTCGATACTATTAGAATCAAGAACTGTCGTAATGACAGCTGCTAAGCTAATGTGCTTTTTTATTTTTCAGCTCTAAAAGTACAGGTGCAATATTTAGTAAGATAGAAACAATTGTTAAAAACCACAAAGCCTTTTCCATAGTAGGTACAACATCCAATAAAGCAGACCAATCCTCAGCTTTTACCCAATTAGATACAAGACTATGTTCTGCACAGAGTGTTAATGCTGTAAATGATAAACCTATTGCCATCGCAAGCTTGTAATCTTTTCCTGTATTATACAGATAAAGATTTATAAACGTTGCTACTATGGCAATAAGCCCTAATATTAACCACATAATGATGCCTCCATTTATCTAAAAATATATATCTACTAAAAGGTCCAGTTATCCTATTTTGAAACCTGGCCGTATAAACAAAAAAGCAACTATCCTTATTCAACAAAAGCGCTTTGATTGAGGAAAATTAATCTTGAACGAAATCAACCGTTAGTTAATTAATTTCTTTTCAAGAATTATTTTATGTAACCCTTTTTTGTCAGTATAGGTATCAATGACATCAAACCCATTTTTAATATTCAATACTAACATATTATGCCATTTATTCATTGTTTTTGTTTGAACAACACTATATCCATTTTCCTTTAAATATTGATGTTGTTTTTCCATTAACTCAGAAGCAATACCGTGTTTTCTGTAATAAGTGTCCACCCCACCTAACCAACTATAAAATCTTTTATTGTCAAGTTCATATCCAATCTTATATCCAATAACTTTCGTACCAGTCATCGCCGTAATAACCAATAATTTAGGCTTATTTTTCATCTTGTTAATCAAATTATCAGTTGTACCAAAAATAGCTATATGTAATTCTATAATTCCTTCTAAAACATCATCATCTGGTATTGAACTAAAAATGGAGTAATCAAATTTCAATTGTTTTCCTCCTTCCTATCTTTAGTTTAAAAATTTTTTTCAGATATAGCGATAAACCAGAAAATAGGAGGAGGGAAAAAGCTATAATGCCATCACTAGGAAGAAAACTCCTATAATAAAACTAATTAAAAGTTCCAATAAACCCACTTCCCTACACAATTTTTATAATTAATTACGATCACCACTCCTAAAAGTTTCGTTATTAAATTATCCTGCTTCGTTCATTTAAAGGTAACTCATCATTATTTCATTCTAAATGGCCTTCTCCAATCTGGTTCTAACATTAAAAAGCACTTACCTATATTTCAAGATAAGCGCTTTGATTAAGGATAATAGAAGATAGAAAAAAGTTAATTACATCTCTTTTTATAAAAAATAAGCGTTGCGTTATCGTTTAACTTCTTGGTTATGCCTGTTTTTTTATAGCCAATTTTTTCATACAAATAACAATTTCTTTCTTCCTCTAATAATGTGGCTAATTCCCAAGAAGTAGCTTGGGGGAACATATCTTCAATTAGTTGAATTGCCTTCTGTGCAATTCCTTTTCCTTGATAAGTTGGTAGAATGAACATTGGGCTAATCCAAAACTGTGTCTCCTCATTGGTAAAAATGCAAATAGCGCCTACAAGTTTATTATCAGCTACTATTTTATAAAAACCACCATCAGGTCTATTAATTCTTGATACTACTTTTTCAATACTTTCATTTGCTGGATTAGATTCATAATCTTTATACTTATCCAATAATGGCATAAAGGCTTCAACTTGAATATCAAAAATTTCTTTGGCGTTATTGGCAGTTGCTTTTTCTAATATAACTTTCATTACAACACCAGCTCTCTGAATGTTAACTATTAAATAATATTCAACACTTACTCTTTACTCACGTATCATTGAACTCATTGTCATTCTTTTCCGCTAACCTCTAAAATATTTAAACCCTCTGATACCTCTGGTGCTTCAAAAAACCTTGTAACATGAATAAACACCTCTACCGTGTCAAAAGCTGCTCTTTCGGGTTGTTCGTTTCGCCTTTGTTCAATTTGACGTAAGCATTGCTCGTTATTCAAATTAAGGAAAAGTAGTTGATGACTTGCATTGACCTCTGACGCCATATCCAAAAACCACTTTCGCAGTTTTTGAGTGTTAGCTGGGAAATCCATCACGACATCTGTACCGACACTTAATATATTTTGGACATGCTTTTTCACCAACGGCTTGAGCTGCGCAGAAAATTTTAGATAGTCCTCAAATGATGTGATCTGATTGGGATAAAGAGATGAAAGCCAATCATCCTCAGACAACAGTACAGCATGTTTATCTATCGCCAATTGTTTTGATTTAGTTGATTTTCCAGCTCCCATTTTTCCACAGAAAAAATATAGCGTCCCCAATCGTGTCATTTAATTACCCCCTGTGCTTATTTTGGTTTAGGCCTTTTATTTCGTTAGTTCCCTGTAGACATTCTTCTTTTATTAAAATTTAGACGTTAAGATTTATCTATGAATTTATTTATTCTACCAATTACAGGCATATTCCTTTTTAATTAACCTGCACCCGTTAGTTAAACAAGAAATTAGTAATGAACAAAAATACCAGAATGCATACAAAAAAAGCCAACTTAGTATGTTGACTTTTGTTTCCCGCTTATTGTGTAGCTTTAAAATAAAATTTGATCATTAACACCCTGAAAATCCACATTTTACGTCAAATTAAATGAACCTGTTTTGAAAAAAAGATTGATCAAAACGGGTCCATTCACTATGAAGCACTATACAATTTTCAAAAAAATGTTTGATCATTTTCTGTCTGCAATCCTCAACAATCGCGCTTTTATTGTTGAGGATGGATATTGAATTAACGCACTCTTTAGTGCAATAAGAAATATTGCTTGTTACAAGGTTCATTAACTTTGACCTCTTTATCATTTATCCATTTAAGAGATGGGGCTTTCATTCGTCCAAGTATTTAAACGCTACTCCATTTGGTACAACCATCATGAGCTCTCGATTCTCAAATAAATCATTTTATCTTTGCCCCAATCTTATAAACTATAAAAACCTCGAAAGGCAAATAGCCAGTCAAGGTATGATAACAATATCATTTTAATTAGAAGTATCAACTACTTCATCTACTGATTTATCGGAGAGAATTTCATCATTCTTTTATATAATCTTTCTAATACAATAAGGCTAATTTAAAGTAACTCCACTCCAACTTGTTTATAAAATTTAACTTTTAGTCTCTCTTCTTCGCCCACATACATTACCATAGCTTTATCATCTTTTTTTATACTTGTTACATTATTAAAATCACCTGTAAATACTATAGAATCTTTAAATGTAATACTTAGACTACTCGTTTGCTTATATACATCTAAAGTTAAAATCACCTTGAAATTTTGGTCATCTTTGAAAGTATAAATTAATTCTCCATCATCTATATTGCCTGTTATACTCACCGGCTCACTTTGAAAAAGTTCTAATAGATCATATTCA includes:
- a CDS encoding GntR family transcriptional regulator, which encodes MKKLLGNEESAPFYKQLKEKIVEEIEIGKLKHGDKLPSERDLAAQYGISRMTARHTLSALEREGLVERRVGAGSFVSNNKIQMDFITFNSFTNDMLGKGLTPSTQVLSIGHSKATPFLAEKLQLPEGEELFTVKRLRLVNDRPIAIEESFIPEQYCQNIKSLITNDISLYNVLENEFGIKLVKAKEFMRVTFSDENESKLLKIRSESPCIFREAVAFDRNDKEIEFSTSLTRSDIVKFYSELNLK
- a CDS encoding GNAT family N-acetyltransferase, with the translated sequence MTINWVEITEESLEHYESAMKLYDQAFPIEVREPHQTFLRGLQYTKRPNNYHFLVGLKGNQLASFATGHYFAKINAGFIVYIVTNPEIRNKGLGSKTLLKIEELLNKDALLAGNSTMKAIFLETETPEMVHTEKEKQDCLKRYQFFSRNGYEKCDEIPYLQPALHDEMGDIPLDLFIKNLDINKRSKDEIKNAIVTIYKEKYQLVNGIDKSIIDNCLKKMEIEDEE
- a CDS encoding GyrI-like domain-containing protein: MIINTIRTNNFKDETIMQKITEMWKEASGLLNNQDIVTYGLYYQYESDYKGDYSLSVAIEGSSDHDSGINISNTSKYEIFKVDSSNEYGILNTWKEIWEREERGKLDRAYSYDFEKYYPDGQIEIYIAIK
- a CDS encoding ECF transporter S component yields the protein MNKKNNTFRLVLLGMLTAIIIIQTSIPFLGYIPIGPLSLTIIQVTVIIAAIVLGTKEGAIIGGIWGMITFIRAFVAPTSVIAPIVFTNPLVSVLPRILIGVVAAYVFHKMLSKKLNETVRMSIAGVLGSLTNTVLVLGLIYLFYREPYANFLELDMEQLLPALMTIVATNGITEAFISGLLTPIISKPLLKLIKK
- a CDS encoding GNAT family N-acetyltransferase: MKFDYSIFSSIPDDDVLEGIIELHIAIFGTTDNLINKMKNKPKLLVITAMTGTKVIGYKIGYELDNKRFYSWLGGVDTYYRKHGIASELMEKQHQYLKENGYSVVQTKTMNKWHNMLVLNIKNGFDVIDTYTDKKGLHKIILEKKLIN
- a CDS encoding GNAT family N-acetyltransferase, with the protein product MKVILEKATANNAKEIFDIQVEAFMPLLDKYKDYESNPANESIEKVVSRINRPDGGFYKIVADNKLVGAICIFTNEETQFWISPMFILPTYQGKGIAQKAIQLIEDMFPQATSWELATLLEEERNCYLYEKIGYKKTGITKKLNDNATLIFYKKRCN
- a CDS encoding AAA family ATPase, with protein sequence MTRLGTLYFFCGKMGAGKSTKSKQLAIDKHAVLLSEDDWLSSLYPNQITSFEDYLKFSAQLKPLVKKHVQNILSVGTDVVMDFPANTQKLRKWFLDMASEVNASHQLLFLNLNNEQCLRQIEQRRNEQPERAAFDTVEVFIHVTRFFEAPEVSEGLNILEVSGKE